A window from Caulobacter sp. X encodes these proteins:
- a CDS encoding DUF969 domain-containing protein — protein MLTLLGVAVIVLGFALRFNPLLVVVAAAMASGLAAGLTPVEVLAAFGKAFNTNRYVSVAWLVLPAIGVLERAGLREQARRTIQSLRAATAGRILLAYLALRQVAAALGLTQVAGQAQTVRPLLAPMAEAAAEPLSEDDRQRVRAMSAATDNVGLFFGEDIFLAIGSILLIVGFLDQSGITVEPLALSVWAIPTAIAAFLVHGARLLLFDRTLKARAEGDAP, from the coding sequence ATGCTGACCCTTCTGGGCGTGGCGGTGATCGTGCTGGGCTTCGCCCTGCGCTTCAATCCGCTGCTGGTCGTGGTCGCCGCCGCCATGGCCTCGGGACTGGCCGCCGGCCTGACGCCCGTCGAGGTGCTGGCCGCGTTCGGCAAGGCCTTCAACACCAACCGCTATGTCAGCGTCGCCTGGCTGGTCTTGCCCGCGATCGGGGTGCTGGAGCGGGCCGGCCTGCGCGAACAGGCGCGCCGAACGATCCAGAGCCTGCGCGCGGCGACGGCGGGCCGGATCCTGCTGGCCTATCTGGCCTTACGCCAAGTCGCGGCGGCGTTGGGCCTGACCCAGGTGGCCGGCCAGGCCCAGACGGTGCGACCGCTGCTGGCCCCGATGGCCGAAGCGGCGGCCGAGCCGCTGTCCGAGGACGACCGCCAGCGCGTCCGGGCCATGAGTGCGGCGACCGACAATGTCGGCCTCTTTTTCGGCGAGGACATCTTCCTGGCGATCGGCTCGATCCTGCTGATCGTCGGCTTCCTGGATCAAAGCGGCATCACGGTCGAGCCGCTGGCCCTGTCGGTCTGGGCGATTCCGACGGCCATCGCCGCCTTCCTGGTCCACGGGGCGCGCCTTCTGCTGTTCGATCGCACGCTGAAGGCTCGGGCGGAGGGGGACGCTCCATGA
- a CDS encoding ABC transporter ATP-binding protein: MSALWTLEALSARQGRKTVLEAASLVVTAGEVVGIVGPNGAGKTSLLRAGLGLLPVAAGQARLSGRLVGALKPDERARLVGYLPQERRAAWNLPARMVAALGASDLSETEADALARACLTRVGAGDLADRGVLDMSGGERARVLLARLLATRAPLLVADEPVAGLDPDAQLLTLDLLRAEAAGGAAVVVTLHDLGLAARTCDRVVVISRGRLVADGAPRQALSSEVLAEVFGLDGELVETPAGLVLAARRL; this comes from the coding sequence ATGAGCGCGCTCTGGACGCTGGAGGCGCTCTCCGCCCGCCAAGGCCGCAAGACGGTTTTGGAGGCGGCGAGCCTGGTCGTCACGGCGGGCGAGGTCGTCGGGATTGTCGGTCCCAACGGCGCGGGCAAGACCAGCCTGCTGCGCGCGGGGCTTGGCCTGCTGCCCGTGGCGGCCGGCCAGGCGCGATTGTCGGGCCGGTTGGTCGGCGCCCTCAAACCTGACGAGCGCGCGCGCCTTGTCGGCTACCTCCCGCAGGAGCGCCGCGCCGCCTGGAACCTGCCGGCGCGGATGGTCGCCGCGCTGGGCGCCAGCGATCTTTCGGAAACCGAGGCCGACGCCTTGGCGCGCGCCTGCCTGACCCGTGTCGGCGCGGGCGATCTGGCGGACCGAGGCGTGCTGGACATGTCGGGCGGCGAGCGGGCGAGGGTGCTGCTGGCGCGCTTGCTGGCGACCCGCGCGCCGCTGTTGGTGGCCGATGAGCCGGTGGCGGGCCTCGATCCCGACGCCCAACTGCTGACGCTTGACCTGCTGCGGGCCGAGGCCGCGGGCGGCGCGGCCGTGGTGGTTACGCTGCACGACCTGGGGCTGGCGGCGCGGACCTGCGATCGGGTGGTCGTGATCTCGCGCGGCCGCCTCGTCGCCGACGGCGCGCCCCGCCAAGCGCTGTCGAGCGAGGTCTTGGCGGAAGTCTTTGGCCTGGATGGCGAGCTCGTCGAAACACCCGCCGGCTTGGTGCTGGCGGCGCGGCGACTCTAG
- a CDS encoding lytic transglycosylase domain-containing protein — MLGGACIVAVCGVADAQTAAPDLVSSSISAGASSVSDTDAATLRTALSAAKRGDVSGARAAMASLSDPIARKIALWALVDSNAEALSFYDLDSARRELAGWPRGARRDAAAERALATSGLDPARIVAWFGGAPPATAEGVMTLASGLQAIGRQQEATDLIRRTFRDKVFEADAQRAMIARFGAMLTPDDYVRRADILLYGQQGPAARDIVAMLSETQQAAARTRMAYRQSAANANDLYNDLTPDLQESPGVVFERAAYLRRQGMTTLALPMVANFPAPPTEEASAAIWKERKQLVVAALQAGDNAGAYAAASNTRALTPTEIAESEFFAGWIALSRLKNPDAAAAHFAQIAAVGASPITKGRALYWQGRAAEAQGDPIAAQAFYFEGSRYITTFYGQLAAEKAGLREIRLEGDPVITPADRARFYSREQVRAARILADIGARDQFRSLVLYIDDVLPNAQETALLVDMARGYGDQDLAMRAVRAAAQRGIILPERGYPLLDHHFTPVPGAAETAFVYSISRQESNFDPGARSGVGARGMMQLMPATASLVARKLGEDHSVDRLSDASYNMRLGSVYLGQMVNNFSGSYIMAAAAYNAGPGRPARWVSQCGDPRGATTDPLDFIECIPFSETRNYVMRTLETTMVYRARLNGGVAPLTLSSDLKRGGYSYSASVASAETVATQP, encoded by the coding sequence ATGCTCGGGGGAGCCTGCATCGTCGCCGTGTGCGGCGTCGCCGACGCCCAGACGGCCGCGCCCGACCTCGTCAGTTCTTCGATCAGCGCCGGCGCCTCCTCAGTTTCCGACACCGACGCCGCCACGCTGCGCACCGCGCTTTCGGCCGCCAAGCGGGGCGACGTTTCCGGCGCGCGCGCCGCCATGGCCAGCTTGAGCGATCCGATCGCCCGCAAGATCGCGCTGTGGGCCCTGGTCGACAGCAACGCCGAGGCGCTGAGCTTCTACGATCTCGATTCCGCCCGTCGCGAGCTGGCCGGCTGGCCGCGCGGCGCGCGGCGCGACGCCGCCGCCGAGCGCGCGCTGGCGACCTCGGGCCTGGATCCTGCCCGCATCGTCGCCTGGTTCGGCGGCGCCCCGCCGGCGACCGCCGAGGGCGTCATGACCCTGGCCAGCGGCCTGCAGGCGATCGGCCGCCAGCAGGAGGCGACGGACCTGATCCGCCGCACCTTCCGCGACAAGGTGTTCGAGGCCGACGCCCAGCGCGCCATGATCGCCCGTTTCGGCGCCATGCTGACGCCGGACGACTATGTCCGCCGCGCCGACATCCTGCTGTACGGCCAACAGGGCCCAGCGGCGCGCGACATCGTCGCCATGCTGTCGGAAACCCAGCAGGCCGCCGCCCGCACGCGCATGGCCTATCGCCAGAGCGCGGCCAACGCCAACGACCTCTACAATGACCTGACGCCCGACCTGCAAGAGTCGCCGGGCGTCGTGTTTGAACGGGCCGCCTATCTGCGCCGCCAGGGCATGACCACCCTGGCCCTGCCAATGGTCGCGAACTTCCCGGCGCCCCCGACGGAAGAGGCCTCGGCCGCGATCTGGAAAGAGCGCAAGCAGCTGGTCGTCGCGGCCCTGCAGGCCGGCGACAACGCCGGCGCCTACGCCGCCGCCAGCAACACCCGCGCCCTGACGCCGACCGAGATCGCCGAGTCCGAATTCTTCGCCGGCTGGATCGCGCTGAGCCGGCTGAAGAACCCCGACGCCGCCGCCGCCCACTTCGCCCAGATCGCCGCCGTCGGCGCCTCGCCGATCACCAAGGGCCGCGCCCTCTACTGGCAAGGCCGCGCCGCCGAGGCGCAAGGCGACCCGATCGCGGCCCAGGCCTTCTATTTCGAAGGCTCGCGCTACATCACCACCTTCTACGGCCAGCTGGCCGCCGAAAAGGCGGGGCTGAGAGAGATCCGGCTCGAGGGCGACCCGGTCATCACGCCCGCCGATCGGGCGCGGTTCTACAGCCGCGAGCAGGTCCGCGCCGCGCGGATCCTGGCCGACATCGGCGCCCGCGACCAGTTCCGCAGCCTGGTGCTCTACATCGACGACGTCCTGCCCAACGCCCAGGAGACGGCCCTGCTGGTCGACATGGCGCGGGGCTATGGCGACCAGGACCTGGCGATGCGCGCCGTCCGCGCCGCCGCCCAGCGCGGCATCATCCTGCCCGAGCGCGGCTATCCGCTGCTGGACCACCACTTCACGCCCGTGCCGGGCGCGGCCGAGACGGCTTTCGTCTATTCGATCTCGCGGCAAGAGAGCAATTTCGACCCTGGCGCCCGCTCGGGCGTCGGCGCGCGCGGCATGATGCAGCTGATGCCGGCCACGGCCTCTCTGGTGGCCCGCAAGCTGGGTGAGGATCACTCGGTCGATCGCCTGTCCGACGCGTCCTACAACATGCGCCTGGGCTCGGTTTACCTGGGCCAGATGGTCAACAACTTCAGCGGCTCATACATCATGGCGGCCGCCGCCTACAACGCCGGCCCCGGCCGTCCGGCCCGCTGGGTCAGCCAGTGCGGCGACCCGCGCGGCGCGACCACCGACCCGCTCGACTTCATCGAGTGCATCCCCTTCTCCGAAACCCGCAACTACGTGATGCGGACCCTGGAGACGACGATGGTCTACCGCGCCCGGCTCAACGGGGGCGTCGCGCCCCTGACCCTGTCCAGCGACCTCAAGCGCGGCGGCTACAGCTACAGCGCCTCGGTCGCCTCGGCCGAGACCGTGGCGACGCAGCCCTAG
- a CDS encoding DUF2891 domain-containing protein — translation MSLARSTASRFAKIALGHLTREYPNKLDHVMGGPDDVRSPRDLHPIFFGSFDWHSCVHGYWLLATLLRLRPEMPEAETIVALFDDAFTAEKVAGELAYLDRPESRGFERPYGWAWSLMLQAELLRHERPWAQTHAPLASAFARRLEDFLPRADYPIRSGAHHNTAFALVLASEYADMAGQPALRQLLQTRALVWYGQDAACQAWEPSGDDFLSPALIEAEAMRRLLPRESFDLWFPRFLPDLANKQPATLFTPARVSDRTDGKIAHLDGLNLSRAWCWRTLASAMSESDPAKTHAISAALNHLAAAIPHVSGDYMGEHWLATFALLALENG, via the coding sequence ATGAGTCTGGCCCGCTCCACGGCCTCGCGCTTCGCCAAGATCGCGCTGGGGCACCTGACCCGCGAATATCCGAACAAGCTGGACCACGTGATGGGCGGGCCGGACGACGTCCGCTCGCCGCGCGACTTGCATCCAATCTTCTTCGGCAGCTTCGACTGGCATTCGTGCGTGCACGGATACTGGCTGCTGGCCACCCTGCTGCGCCTGCGCCCCGAGATGCCCGAGGCCGAGACGATCGTCGCGCTGTTCGACGACGCCTTCACCGCCGAGAAGGTCGCCGGCGAACTGGCCTATCTGGACCGCCCGGAAAGCCGCGGTTTCGAGCGCCCTTATGGCTGGGCCTGGAGCCTGATGCTGCAGGCCGAGCTGCTGCGCCATGAAAGGCCGTGGGCCCAGACCCACGCGCCGTTGGCCAGCGCCTTCGCCCGCCGCCTGGAGGATTTCCTGCCGCGCGCGGACTATCCGATCCGGTCGGGCGCCCATCACAACACCGCCTTCGCCCTGGTGCTGGCCAGCGAGTACGCCGACATGGCGGGCCAGCCGGCCCTGCGCCAGCTGCTGCAGACCCGCGCCCTGGTCTGGTACGGCCAGGACGCCGCCTGCCAGGCCTGGGAGCCGTCCGGCGACGACTTCCTCTCGCCCGCCCTGATCGAGGCCGAGGCCATGCGCCGGCTGCTGCCGCGCGAGAGCTTTGATCTGTGGTTTCCTCGCTTCCTGCCGGACCTCGCCAACAAGCAGCCAGCCACGCTGTTCACGCCCGCCCGGGTCAGCGACCGCACCGACGGCAAGATCGCCCACCTCGACGGCCTGAACCTGTCGCGCGCCTGGTGTTGGCGCACCCTGGCCAGCGCCATGTCCGAGTCCGATCCCGCGAAGACCCACGCGATCAGCGCCGCCTTGAACCATCTGGCGGCGGCGATACCGCATGTCTCCGGCGACTATATGGGCGAGCACTGGCTGGCCACTTTCGCGCTACTGGCGCTGGAGAACGGCTAG
- the dapA gene encoding 4-hydroxy-tetrahydrodipicolinate synthase, whose protein sequence is MVHSPFKGVIPALVTPFKDGEVDEKAFVALVERQIAGGVHGLVPVGTTGETSTLSHEEHRRVVELCVKTAAGRAPVIAGAGSNSTDEAIELAQHAKAIGADAALVVTPYYNRPSQEGLYRHYEAINNAVQLPIFVYNVPGRTGVDISNETLARLSKLPNIVGIKDATGDLTRISMQRLMCGEDWVMLSGDDPTALGYMAHGGHGVISVTANVAPDACAAFMNACLQGQWETGLYWQDRLVRLHKALFLDSSPAPTKFALSHLGLCAEDVRLPITPCAEAVRPTILDAMREAGL, encoded by the coding sequence ATGGTCCATTCCCCGTTCAAGGGCGTCATTCCGGCCCTCGTCACGCCGTTCAAGGACGGGGAGGTCGATGAGAAAGCCTTCGTGGCGCTGGTCGAGCGCCAGATCGCGGGCGGCGTCCATGGCCTGGTGCCGGTCGGCACCACCGGCGAGACCTCGACCCTGTCGCACGAGGAGCACCGCCGCGTCGTCGAGCTGTGCGTGAAGACCGCCGCCGGCCGCGCGCCGGTGATCGCCGGCGCCGGCAGCAACTCGACCGACGAGGCCATCGAGCTGGCCCAGCACGCCAAGGCCATCGGCGCCGACGCGGCCCTGGTCGTCACGCCCTACTACAATCGTCCGAGCCAGGAAGGCCTCTATCGCCACTACGAGGCGATCAACAACGCCGTCCAGCTGCCGATCTTCGTCTACAACGTGCCCGGCCGCACGGGCGTCGACATCTCCAACGAGACGCTGGCGCGCCTGTCCAAGCTGCCCAACATCGTCGGGATCAAGGACGCCACCGGCGACCTGACCCGGATCAGCATGCAGCGCCTGATGTGCGGCGAGGACTGGGTCATGCTGTCGGGCGATGATCCGACCGCGCTCGGCTACATGGCCCACGGCGGCCACGGCGTGATCTCGGTCACGGCCAATGTCGCGCCGGACGCCTGCGCCGCCTTCATGAACGCCTGCCTGCAAGGCCAGTGGGAGACGGGCCTCTACTGGCAGGATCGCCTGGTGCGTCTGCACAAGGCCCTGTTCCTGGATTCCTCGCCGGCCCCGACCAAGTTCGCCCTGTCGCATCTGGGCCTGTGCGCGGAAGACGTCCGTCTGCCGATCACGCCCTGCGCCGAGGCGGTGCGTCCGACGATCCTGGACGCCATGCGCGAGGCTGGTCTCTGA
- a CDS encoding class II aldolase/adducin family protein: MADGSLPITSLKGKVSDAEWQARVDLAALYRLVALHGWDDMIFTHISARIPGPEHHFLINPYGMFFGEMTASALVKVDLDGNIVDKTPYFINPAGFTIHSAVHAAREDAHYVMHLHSDQGVAVSAHREGLLPLTQHALIVLPQLAYHDYEGIALNLNERERLVADLGDKKLMMLRNHGTLSVGGTAAECWLGMFFLERACAQQVMALSIGRDNVLLAPDAAQEEVRRQTGMGMGMIGGLAWPGCLRKLDRALPGYAE, translated from the coding sequence ATGGCCGATGGCTCACTGCCGATTACATCCCTCAAGGGCAAGGTCAGCGACGCCGAATGGCAGGCGCGCGTGGATCTGGCGGCGCTTTATCGCCTCGTCGCCCTGCACGGGTGGGACGACATGATCTTCACCCACATCTCGGCCCGCATCCCGGGACCCGAGCATCATTTCCTGATCAATCCCTACGGCATGTTTTTCGGCGAGATGACCGCCTCGGCCCTCGTGAAGGTCGACCTGGACGGGAACATCGTCGACAAGACGCCGTACTTCATCAATCCGGCGGGTTTCACGATCCACTCGGCGGTCCACGCCGCGCGGGAAGACGCCCACTACGTGATGCACCTGCATTCTGACCAGGGCGTGGCGGTCTCCGCCCACCGCGAAGGTCTGCTGCCTCTGACGCAGCATGCATTGATCGTCTTGCCTCAACTCGCCTATCACGACTATGAAGGCATTGCTCTCAACTTGAACGAGCGGGAACGGCTGGTGGCCGACCTGGGCGACAAGAAGCTGATGATGCTGCGAAACCACGGCACCCTGTCCGTGGGCGGCACGGCGGCCGAGTGCTGGTTGGGGATGTTCTTCCTGGAGCGAGCGTGCGCGCAGCAGGTGATGGCTCTGTCGATCGGACGCGACAACGTCCTTCTGGCGCCCGACGCGGCCCAGGAGGAAGTGCGTCGCCAGACCGGCATGGGCATGGGCATGATCGGCGGTCTGGCCTGGCCGGGCTGCCTGAGAAAGCTGGACCGCGCGCTGCCGGGCTACGCGGAGTAG
- the smpB gene encoding SsrA-binding protein SmpB yields the protein MVKPIAENRRARFDYFIEETFEAGIMLTGTEVKSLRTGRANIAESYASVEGREIVLINADIPPYGHANRFNHEPRRHRKLLLHRKQIDKLIGAVQREGRTLIPIKLYWNDKGLAKLEVGLAKGKKLHDKRETEANRDWQRDKARLMKGDRGD from the coding sequence ATGGTCAAGCCGATCGCGGAAAATCGGCGCGCGCGCTTCGACTACTTCATCGAAGAGACGTTCGAGGCGGGCATCATGCTGACCGGCACCGAGGTGAAGAGCCTGCGGACCGGGCGGGCGAACATCGCCGAGTCCTACGCTTCGGTCGAAGGGCGCGAGATCGTGCTGATCAACGCCGACATCCCGCCCTACGGCCACGCCAACCGCTTCAACCACGAGCCGCGCCGGCATCGGAAGCTGCTGCTGCATCGCAAGCAGATCGACAAGCTGATCGGCGCGGTGCAGCGGGAAGGCCGCACGCTGATCCCGATCAAGCTCTATTGGAACGACAAGGGTCTGGCGAAGCTGGAAGTGGGGCTCGCCAAGGGCAAGAAGCTGCACGACAAGCGCGAGACCGAGGCCAATCGCGACTGGCAGCGCGACAAGGCGCGCTTGATGAAGGGCGATCGCGGCGACTGA
- a CDS encoding DUF979 domain-containing protein: MIGLPLVYLLAGLMFAAFAALSFTDRENSKRLGNAAFWGLFALSFLAGDHLGDLGNGVLVLAVALIAGAGQLGVGAPSTTSPDAREGLAARYGARLFIPALVIPVLVLAGSLAFKRLPLHGAPLVDPKQATLISLALAALVAAVLAQVLFRQPAGAAMQEGRRLMDLVGWAALLPQMLAALGAVFALAGVGKTIGEIAVMITPGDSRFAAVAAYCLGMAAFTVMMGNAFAAFPVMTAGTALPLVIGRFGGDPAVVCAIGMLSGFCGTLLTPLAANFNLVPAALLQLKDRYAVIRAQAPTAVLMLIVNVILMNALAFHARP, from the coding sequence ATGATCGGCCTGCCGCTCGTCTATCTGCTGGCGGGACTGATGTTCGCGGCTTTCGCGGCCTTGAGCTTCACGGATCGCGAGAATTCCAAGCGCCTGGGCAACGCCGCCTTCTGGGGGCTGTTCGCCCTGAGCTTCCTGGCCGGCGACCATCTGGGCGACCTGGGCAACGGGGTCCTGGTGCTGGCCGTGGCCCTGATCGCGGGAGCCGGGCAGCTGGGCGTCGGCGCTCCGTCGACCACCTCGCCGGACGCGCGCGAGGGCCTGGCCGCTCGCTATGGCGCGCGGCTGTTCATCCCGGCCCTGGTCATTCCCGTCCTGGTGCTGGCGGGCTCCCTGGCTTTCAAACGCCTGCCCCTGCACGGCGCGCCGTTGGTCGATCCCAAGCAGGCGACGCTGATCTCCCTGGCCCTGGCCGCGCTGGTCGCGGCCGTGCTGGCCCAGGTCCTGTTCCGCCAGCCCGCCGGCGCGGCCATGCAGGAGGGCCGGCGGCTGATGGACCTGGTCGGCTGGGCCGCCCTGCTGCCGCAGATGCTGGCGGCGCTGGGCGCGGTCTTCGCCCTGGCCGGAGTCGGCAAGACCATCGGCGAGATCGCGGTGATGATCACGCCCGGCGACAGCCGCTTCGCCGCCGTCGCCGCCTACTGCTTAGGGATGGCCGCCTTCACCGTCATGATGGGCAACGCCTTCGCCGCCTTCCCCGTGATGACCGCCGGCACCGCCCTGCCCCTGGTGATCGGCCGCTTCGGCGGCGATCCAGCCGTGGTCTGCGCCATCGGCATGCTGTCGGGCTTCTGCGGCACGCTGCTGACGCCGCTGGCGGCCAATTTCAATCTTGTGCCGGCCGCCCTGCTGCAGTTGAAGGACCGCTACGCCGTGATCCGCGCCCAGGCGCCCACGGCCGTCCTGATGCTGATCGTCAATGTGATCCTGATGAACGCCCTCGCCTTCCACGCCCGTCCATGA
- a CDS encoding efflux RND transporter periplasmic adaptor subunit encodes MIRRHFFLVVALVAVVLMLVVGGAKLAFGAKDKQGAGGGGRATSVTQLVVGQRPFTDRIEVLGVAKGRQSVTITSNTAELITAVHFTDGQAVSRGQVLVELKADQEDAGIAEARANLAQAERNYQRWKTLADKGIAPRATAEQYLASLETARAAVNSAQAQKLDRVIRAPFSGRVGISDIAPGALISPGTAIVSLDDVSVIRVDFSVPDRYLPTLRVGLPITARPDALPGEVFQGRIAQIDTRIDAATRAIKARAEFPNANGRLLPGMLVKVAIDQGVRTAVAAPEAAVQFEGTQASVYRIAKGPKGMIARRTDVDTGIIQDGFVEIRSGLKPGDKIVGDGLNRIQDGAAIGGGKKPGQNGGDKKAGQKGGEQGGADRKAG; translated from the coding sequence TTGATCCGCAGGCACTTCTTCCTTGTCGTGGCCCTGGTCGCCGTTGTTCTGATGCTGGTCGTCGGTGGGGCCAAGCTCGCCTTCGGCGCCAAGGACAAGCAGGGCGCGGGCGGCGGCGGTCGCGCGACCAGCGTGACCCAGCTGGTCGTCGGCCAGCGTCCGTTCACGGATCGCATCGAAGTGCTGGGCGTGGCCAAGGGCCGCCAGTCGGTCACGATCACGTCAAACACCGCCGAACTGATCACCGCCGTGCACTTCACGGACGGTCAGGCCGTGTCGCGCGGTCAGGTTCTGGTCGAGCTGAAGGCCGACCAGGAAGACGCGGGCATCGCCGAGGCGCGGGCCAACCTGGCCCAGGCCGAGCGCAACTATCAGCGCTGGAAGACCCTGGCGGACAAGGGCATCGCCCCGCGCGCCACGGCCGAGCAATATCTGGCGTCGCTCGAGACCGCGCGCGCCGCCGTCAACTCCGCCCAGGCCCAGAAGCTGGACCGCGTGATCCGCGCGCCGTTTTCCGGTCGCGTCGGCATTTCGGACATCGCCCCGGGCGCCCTGATCAGCCCGGGGACGGCGATCGTCAGCCTGGACGACGTCTCGGTCATCCGCGTCGATTTCTCGGTTCCGGATCGCTACCTGCCCACCTTGCGCGTCGGCCTGCCGATCACCGCGCGTCCGGACGCGCTGCCGGGCGAGGTCTTCCAGGGGCGCATCGCCCAGATCGACACCCGCATCGACGCGGCTACCCGCGCCATCAAGGCCCGCGCCGAGTTCCCCAACGCCAACGGACGCCTGCTGCCGGGCATGCTGGTCAAGGTCGCCATCGACCAGGGCGTGCGCACGGCCGTCGCCGCGCCCGAAGCCGCCGTCCAGTTCGAAGGGACGCAGGCCTCGGTCTATCGGATCGCCAAGGGGCCCAAGGGCATGATCGCCCGCCGGACCGACGTCGACACCGGCATCATCCAGGATGGCTTCGTGGAGATCCGCTCGGGCCTGAAGCCCGGCGACAAGATCGTCGGCGACGGCCTCAACCGCATCCAGGACGGCGCGGCCATCGGCGGCGGCAAGAAGCCGGGCCAGAACGGCGGCGACAAGAAGGCTGGCCAAAAGGGCGGAGAGCAGGGCGGCGCTGACCGCAAGGCCGGCTGA
- a CDS encoding FecCD family ABC transporter permease, which produces MRLLRLCLLMLLVLALAAVAAVALGETPLTWSQYVQALAHPGSPPGEVLWTIRAPRVAVAALVGAALGLAGATMQGLLRNPLADPGVLGVSAVSGLGAAVAISAGLAVIPGAIELSALVGALAAGAMVVALAARFREPEALILFGVALSAFGGALTALVFNLSPSPVAMAEILAWLMGSVQNRDAMDALRALVPMAIGGALCLKAGEGLRMLTLGEEAARMSALPMARLRVYAVAGAALLTGAAVAAAGVIGFVGLAAPHMVRALVRDDPKRILWPSALAGALLLVLADLAARLIPTEQELKLGVVTALFGAPAFALLAWRAARSWRS; this is translated from the coding sequence ATGAGACTCCTCCGGCTTTGCCTGCTGATGCTGCTGGTCCTGGCCCTGGCCGCCGTCGCCGCCGTGGCGCTGGGCGAGACGCCTCTGACCTGGAGCCAGTACGTCCAGGCCCTGGCTCACCCCGGCTCGCCGCCGGGCGAGGTGCTGTGGACGATCCGGGCGCCGCGCGTCGCGGTCGCCGCCCTGGTCGGCGCGGCCCTCGGCCTGGCGGGCGCGACCATGCAAGGCCTGCTGCGCAATCCGCTGGCCGACCCCGGCGTGCTGGGCGTTTCGGCGGTCTCGGGTCTGGGCGCGGCGGTCGCCATCTCGGCGGGCCTGGCCGTCATCCCGGGCGCGATCGAACTCTCGGCCCTGGTCGGCGCCCTCGCGGCGGGCGCGATGGTCGTGGCGCTGGCCGCGCGGTTCCGCGAGCCCGAGGCGCTGATCCTGTTCGGGGTGGCGCTGTCTGCGTTCGGCGGCGCTCTGACGGCCCTGGTCTTCAACCTTTCACCCTCGCCGGTGGCGATGGCCGAGATCCTGGCCTGGCTGATGGGCTCGGTGCAGAACCGCGACGCCATGGACGCCCTGCGCGCCCTGGTCCCGATGGCCATCGGCGGGGCCCTGTGCCTGAAGGCCGGCGAGGGCCTGCGCATGCTGACCCTGGGCGAGGAGGCCGCGCGGATGTCGGCCCTGCCGATGGCGCGGCTGCGGGTCTACGCCGTGGCCGGCGCGGCCCTGCTGACCGGCGCGGCCGTGGCGGCGGCGGGGGTGATCGGCTTCGTGGGCCTGGCCGCGCCGCACATGGTGCGGGCGCTGGTGCGCGATGACCCCAAGCGGATCCTGTGGCCCTCGGCATTGGCCGGCGCGTTGCTGCTCGTGCTGGCGGATCTGGCCGCGCGACTGATCCCCACCGAGCAGGAGCTGAAGCTGGGCGTCGTCACAGCCTTGTTCGGCGCGCCCGCCTTCGCTCTCCTGGCCTGGCGCGCCGCCCGGAGCTGGCGCTCATGA
- a CDS encoding ABC transporter substrate-binding protein — protein sequence MSAAKALCALVAALALAPGFACAAPRVMSLDSCADQYVLALAPRDSIVGLSHRAVSRDSYMRDAAMGLPLRRATFESLVAARPQVVVRLWGGDARLSKALEKKGMTTVTLDDAADFEGVRVNVRKVAAALDRRAEGEAIVSRMDAQLARAAGAGKGRSALYLTPGGFTAGAGTLIDAMLKAAGYANASKAPYFAPVSLEGLVMSPPAAVVLGLFDMARAGADRWGPGRHAALQRVVATRTAASLPASVVGCPGWFAADGARMLAEAAR from the coding sequence ATGAGCGCCGCCAAGGCCCTGTGCGCCCTTGTGGCGGCGCTGGCGCTCGCGCCCGGTTTCGCGTGCGCGGCTCCGCGCGTGATGTCGCTGGACTCCTGCGCCGACCAGTACGTGCTGGCCCTGGCGCCGCGCGACAGCATCGTCGGCCTCTCGCACCGCGCCGTGTCCCGCGACAGCTACATGCGGGACGCCGCCATGGGTCTTCCTTTGCGCCGAGCGACGTTCGAGAGCCTCGTCGCCGCGCGGCCCCAGGTCGTGGTGCGGCTGTGGGGCGGCGACGCGCGGCTCTCCAAGGCGCTGGAGAAGAAGGGCATGACCACCGTGACCCTGGACGACGCCGCCGACTTCGAAGGCGTCCGCGTCAATGTCCGCAAGGTCGCCGCCGCCTTGGACCGTCGCGCCGAGGGGGAGGCGATCGTCTCCCGCATGGACGCTCAACTGGCCCGCGCGGCTGGAGCGGGGAAGGGCAGGTCCGCCCTCTATCTGACGCCCGGCGGCTTCACGGCGGGGGCGGGCACGCTGATCGACGCCATGTTGAAGGCGGCCGGCTACGCCAACGCCTCCAAGGCGCCGTACTTCGCGCCCGTCTCGCTGGAGGGCTTGGTGATGTCGCCGCCGGCGGCGGTAGTGCTGGGTCTGTTCGACATGGCGCGGGCCGGAGCCGACCGTTGGGGACCTGGACGCCATGCCGCCCTCCAGCGCGTGGTCGCCACCCGCACGGCCGCCTCCTTGCCGGCCTCGGTGGTGGGGTGCCCCGGCTGGTTCGCGGCCGACGGCGCGCGGATGCTGGCCGAGGCGGCGCGATGA